Proteins encoded by one window of Primulina huaijiensis isolate GDHJ02 chromosome 1, ASM1229523v2, whole genome shotgun sequence:
- the LOC140981665 gene encoding uncharacterized protein has product MNSVFSEEILSDKLSKLNSTQQCIETLSHWCIFHRSKAEQVVATWDKQFHSSEIAQKVPLLYLANDILQNSKRRGTEFVTEFWKVLPSAIKEVENKGDDRGKNVVSRLVGIWEERRVFGSRAQNLRDTMLSVELPQPLELGKKRSRSVRIVKRDSRSIRTKLSVGGTTEKIVSAFHLVQSECAKEDEEMNKCKSAIHHVRKMENDVNIALTKARDPSRKTLAKELGEEEARLKQCIEKLKVVESNRLALLSQLRDALHEQESELENVRTQMQVAEAQVEEAASMRKKLEEDRVFSSKPSAPSSFAHAKQEQMTKKSAAAIAAEVADKLTASSSSQDIMISALSSLAAEEAKNAVLMNSLASSTPFSTVFNSTSIPKSISDRNLPAQPNPQNSPYQSFMPQASIQGQISNTPALYHSTLNPPPFQYLQPAAGNIISYEYGNLPPLPPPPVLPSYMVSPMVSLNQNKMQMAQQETHSVLQPSTLSMQQPMPLPQQLPAPMNFRPLAPGQSPGVLYYTHPFQSH; this is encoded by the exons ATGAACAGTGTATTCAGTGAAGAAATTCTTTCCGACAAGCTTTCAAAGCTCAACAGCACTCAGCAGTGCATTGAAA CATTGTCGCACTGGTGCATCTTTCATCGTAGCAAAGCGGAACAGGTTGTTGCAACATGGGATAAACAGTTTCATAGTTCAGAAATAGCTCAAAAAGTTCCTCTTCTGTACCTTGCAAATGACATTCTGCAGAACAGCAAGCGAAGAGGGACTGAATTCGTTACTGAGTTTTGGAAGGTGCTTCCTTCAGCAATCAAAGAGGTTGAAAACAAAGGTGACGATCGTGGAAAGAATGTGGTATCTCGATTG GTTGGCATATGGGAAGAAAGGAGAGTCTTTGGTTCCCGAGCTCAAAACCTTAGAGACACAATGCTTAGTGTGGAATTGCCTCAACCATTGGAGCTTGGGAAAAAGCGTTCTCGTTCAGTCCGAATAGTTAAAAGGGATTCACGGTCTATAAGAACT AAACTGAGCGTAGGCGGCACTACAGAAAAAATAGTGTCTGCTTTTCACTTGGTGCAAAGTGAATGTGCCAAAGAAGACGAGGAAATGAATAAATGCAAATCTGCAATTCATCATGTCAGAAAGATGGAAAATGATGTTAACATTGCTTTGACGAAGG CTAGGGATCCATCGAGAAAGACTCTAGCCAAGGAATTGGGAGAGGAAGAAGCTCGTTTGAAACAGTGCATCGAAAAGCTTAAAGTTGTGGAATCAAATAGGCTGGCACTCTTGTCTCAACTACGTGATGCACTGCACGAGCAG GAATCTGAGCTAGAGAATGTCCGGACACAGATGCAG GTTGCGGAAGCTCAGGTCGAAGAAGCTGCAAGCATGCGAAAGAAATTGGAAGAAGATCGGGTGTTCTCGAGCAAACCATCTGCCCCATCATCTTTTGCCCATGCAAAACAAGAGCAAATGACAAAAAAATCTGCAGCGGCAATTGCAGCCGAGGTTGCGGACAAGCTTACAGCTTCAAGCTCTTCCCAGGACATTATGATATCTGCCCTTTCTTCCTTAGCAGCCGAAGAAGCTAAAAACGCTGTTCTGATGAATTCTTTAGCCTCATCAACTCCTTTCTCGACGGTATTCAACAGTACCTCAATACCAAAATCCATTTCAGATCGTAACTTGCCCGCACAACCGAATCCTCAGAACAGCCCTTATCAATCATTTATGCCGCAGGCTTCAATTCAAGGCCAAATTTCCAACACACCAGCTCTCTATCATTCTACACTGAACCCACCCCCGTTTCAGTATTTGCAACCAGCTGCTGGAAATATAATCTCCTACGAGTATGGTAATCTTCCTCCTCTGCCACCTCCACCTGTACTTCCGTCTTACATGGTTAGCCCAATGGTGTCGTTGAACCAGAACAAAATGCAGATGGCTCAGCAGGAAACACATAGTGTCCTTCAGCCATCAACATTATCTATGCAGCAGCCAATGCCATTGCCTCAGCAACTTCCTGCACCTATGAATTTTCGCCCTTTGGCTCCAGGTCAGTCTCCAGGAGTTTTGTACTATACACACCCCTTTCAGTCACATTGA